The proteins below are encoded in one region of Gadus macrocephalus chromosome 14, ASM3116895v1:
- the psmd14 gene encoding 26S proteasome non-ATPase regulatory subunit 14, with product MDRLLRLGGGMPGLGQGPPTDAPAVDTAEQVYISSLALLKMLKHGRAGVPMEVMGLMLGEFVDDYTVRVIDVFAMPQSGTGVSVEAVDPVFQAKMLDMLKQTGRPEMVVGWYHSHPGFGCWLSGVDINTQQSFEALSERAVAVVVDPIQSVKGKVVIDAFRLINANMMVLGHEPRQTTSNLGHLNKPSIQALIHGLNRHYYSITINYRKNELEQKMLLNLHKKSWMEGLTLTDYSEHCKLNENIVKEMLELAKNYNKAVEEEDKMTPEQLAIKNVGKQDPKRHLEEHVDVLMTSNIVQCLAAMLDTVVFQ from the exons ATGGACCGGCTGCTGAGGCTCGGAGGAGGGATGCCAGGGCTAGGACAG GGTCCCCCAACAGACGCTCCGGCGGTCGACACGGCAGAACAGGTTTACATCTCCTCGTTGGCACTGCTCAAG ATGCTGAAACACGGTCGTGCCGGTGTTCCCATGGAGGTCATGGGTCTGATGCTGGGGGAGTTTGTGGATGACTACACAGTACGAGTGATTGACGTCTTCGCCATGCCCCAGTCAGGGACG GGTGTGAGTGTTGAGGCCGTGGACCCCGTCTTCCAGGCCAAGATGTTGGATATGCTGAAGCAGACCGGCAG gccTGAGATGGTGGTCGGCTGGTACCACAGTCACCCCGGGTTCGGCTGCTGGCTGTCTGGCGTGGACATCAACACCCAGCAGAGCTTCGAGGCGCTGTCGGAGCGGGCCGTCGCTGTGGTGGTCGACCCGATCCAGAGTGTCAAGGGAAAG GTGGTGATTGACGCCTTCAGGTTGATCAACGCCAACATGATGGTTCTGGGTCATGAACCGCGACAGACCACATCCAACCTGGGTCACCTCAACAAACCCTCCATCCAG GCTCTTATCCACGGACTGAACAGACATTACTACTCCATCACCATCAACTACAGGAAGAACGAGCTAGAGCAGAAG ATGCTGTTGAACCTGCACAAGAAGAGCTGGATGGAGGGTCTGACCCTGACGGACTACAGTGAGCACTGCAAGCTCAACGAGAACATTGTCAAGGAGATGCTGGAGCTGGCAAAGAACTACAACAAG gctgtggaggaggaggacaagatgACCCCGGAACAGCTGGCCATCAAGAACGTTGGCAAACAG GACCCCAAGAGACATCTGGAGGAGCATGTGGATGTACTGATGACCTCCAACATCGTCCAGTgcctggcggccatgttggacaCCGTGGTGTTCCAGTGA